The DNA region CTCCTTTTCGATAAGGTAAACCTTCGCGCCCTGAGCCTCAAGCTCCAGAGCGGCACACATGCCGGCCACGCCGCCGCCGATAATCAGCGCGCTCTGATTAACCGGAATTGATTTCCGATACAGCGGCTGCAGCCGCCGCGCCTTGGCCACCCCCATCCGGAGCAGGTCTCTTGCTTTGGCCCGTGCATTTTCCGGCTCGTTGGTATGCACCCAGGAGCACTGATCCCGGACATTCACCATTTCAAAAAGATATGGATTCAATCCCGCCAGTTCGCAGCTTTCGCGGAAGACCGGTTCGTGCGTCCGCGGTGTGCAGGCTGCCGCCACGACCCGATTCAGTCCCTGTTTGATAATTTGTTCCTGTATCATCCGCTGTCCTTCATCGGAGCAGAGGAAAAGGTTGTTTTCCACATGGACGACGTCGGGAATAGATTTAGCATATTCCTTAAGCGATTCAATATCAAGCACACCGGCGATATTTATGCCGCAGTGGCATAAAAACACCCCCACCCGCGGCGGCCCCGAAGCATCAAGCTCCTTTATCTCCCTGGGCACTTCTTTGATGCGGAATTTTGCGACATGGCGCTCCGCCTGCGCAGCCGCCCCGGAACCCTGCGTGACCGAATCGGAGATATCATTGATTCCGGCGGCACAACCGCACACATATACCCCCTCCCGTGCGGTGTGCAGCGGCGAACCATATTTGGTCTCAATCCTGAAAAAGCCATTATCATCAAGATCAATTCCAAGCACGTCGGCCAGTCTCTCATTTGATTCCGAACCGATAGCTCCGGCAGAAAGGACCGCCAGATCGACACGAGCTTTGCCGACCTCGCCGGTCTCGCCGTTCTCATAGAATATGATCGGGTCTTTGGTTTCGGGATCCTGAAGTATCTTGGATGGCCGGCCGCGGATATATTCCAGTTCGGGCAATTTCATTGATCGCTGATAGAATTCCTCAAATCCCTTACCGGCGGCCCGAAGGTCCATATAAAAGACCATTATCTTGTTGATATCAGGCTCATGCTGCTTGACCAGCAGCGCATCTTTGACCGTATTCATGCAGCAGAAACGGGAACAATACTGGCAACCCGCCTCTTTTCCCTCGCCTCGCGAACCGACGCACTGAATAAAAGCAATCGTCTTCGGCGCCTTGTGATCGGACGGCCTGACAATATGGCCGCGCGTGGGGCCGGTGGCGTTGAGAATCCTCTCCAATTCCATATTGGTGACGACATTATCATACAGGCCGTAGCCGTAGCAGGGAATGGCCGAAACATCGTAAACGTCAAAGCCGGTGGCCACAATAACCGCCCCGACCTCGAGATCAATATGCCGCACGGTATCATCAAAATTGATGGCATTGCGGTCGCATCGGCCGACACAATTATTGCAGACAAGGAAATCATCATTCAGGCAGTGCTCTATATCGATGATGTAAGTATTCGGTACCGCCTGGGCAAAAGGCGAATAAATGGCCTTGCGGACACCCATCCCTACCTCGAATTCATTGGGCACCGCCACCGGGCAGTCCTCGGCGCATTGACCACAGCCGGTACACAGGTCTTCGT from Candidatus Zixiibacteriota bacterium includes:
- a CDS encoding FAD-dependent oxidoreductase; amino-acid sequence: MLDAGRHPNIEILTNSELIGLKGQVGNFRATVRKNPRYVNEDLCTGCGQCAEDCPVAVPNEFEVGMGVRKAIYSPFAQAVPNTYIIDIEHCLNDDFLVCNNCVGRCDRNAINFDDTVRHIDLEVGAVIVATGFDVYDVSAIPCYGYGLYDNVVTNMELERILNATGPTRGHIVRPSDHKAPKTIAFIQCVGSRGEGKEAGCQYCSRFCCMNTVKDALLVKQHEPDINKIMVFYMDLRAAGKGFEEFYQRSMKLPELEYIRGRPSKILQDPETKDPIIFYENGETGEVGKARVDLAVLSAGAIGSESNERLADVLGIDLDDNGFFRIETKYGSPLHTAREGVYVCGCAAGINDISDSVTQGSGAAAQAERHVAKFRIKEVPREIKELDASGPPRVGVFLCHCGINIAGVLDIESLKEYAKSIPDVVHVENNLFLCSDEGQRMIQEQIIKQGLNRVVAAACTPRTHEPVFRESCELAGLNPYLFEMVNVRDQCSWVHTNEPENARAKARDLLRMGVAKARRLQPLYRKSIPVNQSALIIGGGVAGMCAALELEAQGAKVYLIEKEGRLGGRLNNLTRVYPANLSAFELARAIVEKIKSSRVEVIASTEINAITGYVGNFDVSSTYGNFRVGTIILATGAEIYRPKDEFGYDKYENVITNQELEDILHDTKGRITINGKTPETVVFIQCIGSRNPEKNPGCSRYCCPTTIKQAVRLRESGVNVAVFHRDMRTVGAQAEEQYRHARALGIKFIRYNPQRLPKVYGNGKRVERVEILELALNRTLEIDVDHVILASGMVPNEESTAKLQNLLKVPRGSDGFFMERHAKLGPVETTTEGVFLAGCVSGPKDIADSIAQGCAAAAKAASIISRDSVSLDPTTCMVEQSLCRACGKCVEICQYHAPSMMEIAPGLKAAQINPALCKGCGTCASFCPTGAVVALHFTDEQINSMMEALLVSGA